TCGTGAGGTTTATACCGGCATTGCCGGCAGCCACATCAAGAGCTTCAACTCGCATGGAATGGTGGCCATCAAGGACAAGGAAGTATCCCGGCAGGACGTCGAACGCGTAATGGAAACCGCGAAGGCAGTGAACATACTTAATGATCAGCAGGTTCTCCACGTCCTGAATCAGGAATTCATCATTGATGGGCAGGAGGATGTAAGAGAGCCCATCGGCATGAGCGGGATTCGCCTGGAAGTAAAGGTGCATATCGTGACAGGCGCCGTGTCCGCGGCGCAGAACATTATGAAATGCGTGCGCCGCTGCGGGCTCGAAGTACGCGATTTAGTGTTGCAGCCGCTGGCCTCGGCGATGGCCGTGCTATCCGAAGATGAAAAAGATCTGGGCGTCTGCCTGGTGGATATTGGTGGGGGCACCACGGATATCGCCGTGTTCACACACGGCGCGATTCGCCATACGGCCGTGATCCCCATTGCCGGGGACCAGATCACCAACGATATCGCGATGGCGCTGCGGACCCCGACAAAGGACGCTGAGGATATCAAATGCCGTTTTGGCTGCGCACTGCGGGGAATGGCAGACCCCCACGAAATGGTTGAAGTGGCGGGCGTGGGAGACCGCGGAACTCGGCAGCTTTCAAGACAAACATTGGCGGAAGTCATTGAGCCGCGCGTGGAAGAACTTTACTCAATGGTTCAGGCCGAACTGCGCCGCAGTGGTTTTGAGGAATTGCTTTCATCCGGGATCGTCATTACCGGCGGAAGCAGTTCCCTTCAGGGAATGGTGGAACTCGGTGAAGAGATATTCCATATGCCCGTACGGCTGGGTCTGCCGCACTACCACGGCAGTTTGGAAGAAGTCGTGCTCACGCCGCGTTGCTCTACCGGTATTGGCCTGGTTGTGGCTGGCATGGAGCAGTTTCAGCGGCATCAGCACACAAGATTGCAGGGCAACTCTTTTAAGCGGATTTTGGAAAGGATGAGGAGTTGGTTTCAGGTTAATTTCTAAACGCAGTCTTCTTTGCGCAGGGGGCGGGTGAGGCCTTCGTAGAGAGTGGGCTGGTGCGGGGAGCGGGCAGAAACGGAAGGTTTGGATAGGTACGGATCAGTTGGTCCAATTTAATAAAGGAGAGGCGTCATGTTCGAAATCATGGACACACAAACACAGGAAGCGGTTATAAAAGTCATCGGTATCGGCGGTTGCGGCGGTAACGCGGTGGATCACATGATCCAGAATGGCGTGCAAGGCGTGGAATTCATTTGCGCGAATACCGATGCTCAAGCGCTGAAACGCAACCAGGCGCGTACTTTGCTGCAAATGGGGTCAGCGATCACGAAAGGGTTGGGGGCGGGCGCCGATCCTGAAGTTGGACGCAACGCAGCGCTGGAAGATCGCGACCGCATTGCCGAGTTGATTGAAGGGGCGGACATGCTGTTTATAACCGCCGGAATGGGGGGCGGGACCGGTACAGGGGCCGCACCCGTGGTCGCGCAGGTGGCTAAGGAGCTCGGCATTCTGACGGTAGCGGTAGTCACCAAACCGTTCTCGTTCGAAGGACGGCGTCTGAAGGCGGCCCAGGTCGGCATGGATGCATTGTCCCAACATGTAGATTCGTTGATTGTGATCCCCAACGATAAGCTGATGAGCGTGCTTGGCGAGGATATAAGCATGCTGGACGCGTTTAAGGCCGCGAATAACGTGTTGTATGGCGCAGTGGCCGGCATCGCCGAGGTCATCAACTGCCCGGGCTTGGTCAACGTCGATTTTGCCGACGTAAAAACCGTGATGTCAGAGATGGGGATGGCAATGATGGGCTCCGCATTTGCCGCGGGCCCCGGTCGCGCACGCGCGGCTGCGGAACAGGCGGTCGCCAGTCCCCTTCTGGAGGACGTAAATCTTTCGGGTGCACGAGGAATATTGGTCAATATTACCGCGAGCTCGGCAATGAAGATGCGGGAGGTCCACGACGTGATGAGTACCATCAAGGACTTCACCGCCGAAGACGCGACCGTGATAGTCGGCACGGTCATTGATGAGAATATGCAGGAAAATCTGCGGGTGACTATGGTGGCGACAGGACTGGGAGGCGTAGTCAATCGCGCGCAGTCCAAGCCGTTTAGTGTCGTTCACACCCGCACAGGGACGGATAACGTGTTTGCAGATGGCATGAATTGGAAAGATCTCGATGCCCCAGCCTCGATCCGGACGAACAGGCGGCGTGATGCAACCATTGAGGCGATGAAACAATCCGGCGTGGATGTATTGGATATTCCAGCCTTCCTTAGGAAGCAGGCCGACTAGAATCAGTATGAGCAGCTGCTTGCAGTCGCGTAGCGGTTAGCGGAGGGTGATGAATGTCGGCCGCGGGGTCGCTTGCGTTTTCGTGTCAGGATGAGTTCTTGACGCGATAGACTTACTCCGGTCTCTTGGCTTGCCGTTTCAGTAATCTTGCAACCGCGGTTCTTAAGGGCGATGGGGGCAACGCTACGACAAGATTAGCCAGGCTTTCGACGCCTGCCCGGCCCATCTGGCGTGTTTTTACCGTTACATCAGGCTCGATAGTACTATGGTAATTTGCTTGCACCGCAATCCGAATTGCAGTAACCTCATAACCCCGCGCCCGAAATTTTAATAATAACGAGGGCAGCATTTGTCTGAGCTTTGCTGCAATTGCGCCGTTTCGGGCGTATATGGTCAAGTCTCCGTCAACGAACGCGCCTAAGGCGCTGCGCTGAGCCAGTTGAGGCGGGGCAATTTTCATGAATACCTGTTGCATCGCGATAAGCTTGTCTGTGGAGCTAAACAGCCGTTGATGCTCGGGCGTCAGCCTCAAGGACCCGAGGTAAAAGTTGATTTTGCGCGCGGCCATGGCTGAATCATAATTTAGGGAATGAGATGAATATTATTCTAATTTCCAACAATTTGGCAAAAGCCAGAACTCTGACCTTAACAACGAAGCATTTTGTATTGCTGGCAGCGGCATTCATTTCGTCTTCCGTGTTATTGGCGATGGGGTTGAATTATCTCTCCCTGCGCTATGCTGACAAACTCGATAGTCCCACATTCAGGTCGCTTGTTCTAAGCGTACATCAGGAAGAGCATCAGAAAGCCCAGTCTTATTTGCGCGATAGTTTGAATGCAATGGCTATCAGGATGGGCCAGATGCAGGCCCAACTGTTGCGTCTCGATTCCGTAGGTGCGCGCCTGGCAGAGTTGTCCGGCATGAAGCCACAGGAATTCTTGTTCAATCAAAGCCCGGGGCAGGGCGGAGCGCACCCCACTCTTCCGACTCAAGATCTGTCATTTGTAGAGATGGGCAATAAAATCCAGGAGTTGTCTGCTATTTTAGATGACCGTAGCGACAAGCTCGGCGCACTGGATTCGGTCTTGATGCAGGACAGGCTCAAGAAGAAGATGCTTCCCTCCGTAATGCCGATCGAGGCAAAGTGGTACTCCTCCGGATTTGGAGTGCGCATCGATCCTTTCACAGGACGTAGCGCGTTTCACGAGGGGGTTGATTTTATGGCCACGACGGGAACTCCGATTGTGGTTGCGGCGAGTGGCGTGGTGGTGTATTCCGACTACCATCCCGAATATGGTAATATGATCGATGTTGACCACGGTAATGAGTTCGTCAGTAGGTACGCGCATGCTTCCAGGCGCTTGGTCAAAGTCGGCCAGGTAGTGGTGCGGGGACAGAAAATTGCAGAGGTCGGCAGCACTGGCCGTTCTACCGGTCCGCATTTGCATTTTGAAGTCAGGCACAGGGGCTTACCGCAAAATCCATCCCGATTCTTGAAGATGCCCGGTTGAGCCGGATGAATACTCTGCGGGGGTGAGGCCAAAAACCTCACCCCTTATTTTTTGGACGTCGTTTAATTGAATATTCCGATTTCATGCTGAACAATTTGTTAAAGAAAGTCTTCGGAAGCCGTAACGATAGGCTGATCAAACAGTATTTCCAGTCTGTTGCAACAATCAACGCGCTGGAGGGAAAAACTGCGTCCCTTACGGATGCAGAGCTACGTGCAAAGACCGAAGAGTTCAAACAACGCATCACCGACGGCACAGGCCTCGATGCTCTTTTGCCGGAAGCGTTCGCGGTCGTGCGCGAGGCGAGCAAACGTGTTTTAAACATGCGCCACTTCGACGTGCAGTTGATCGGAGGCATGGTGCTACATAACGGCAGAATTGCCGAAATGAGAACAGGCGAAGGTAAGACATTGATGGCGACTTTGCCGGTATATCTCAATGCGCTGGCTGGCAAGGGCGTTCACCTTGTCACGGTCAACGATTACCTCGCCAAGCGGGATGCGGAATGGATGGGGCGCATATACCAATTTCTTGGTATCAGCGTTGGGGTAGTCCTTTCGCAGATGGACCATGGCGACAAGCAGGCTGCGTACTCCGCTGGCATTACCTACGGCACTAATAACGAATTTGGCTTCGATTACCTGCGGGACAATATGGTCAGCCATCCTGTCGAGCGGGTGCAACGCATGCTCAACTACGCCATCGTTGATGAGGTAGATTCAATTTTGATTGACGAGGCGCGCACGCCCTTGATCATATCAGGCCAGGCGGAAGGCAATACCGACGTCTACGTGCGCATGAACACGCTCATTCCTAAACTTGTCCGGCAGGAAACCGAGAAAGGCGTCGGCGACTTCAGTGTCGACGAAAAGGCCCAGCAGGTGCTATTGAGCGAGGCAGGGTTCGAACACGCGGAGAAATTGCTTACCCAAAGCGGCTTGCTCGCGCCGGGCACCAGCCTGTACGACCCCGCAAACATCAACCTCGTCCATCATCTTTACGCCGCATTGCGCGCGCACGCATTGTTCCTGCGCGATCAGCATTACGTAGTACAGAATGGCGAAGTGGTGATCGTTGACGAATTTACTGGCCGGCTCATGTCGGGAAGGCGCTGGTCGGAAGGGTTGCACCAGGCAGTGGAAGCCAAAGAAGGGGTCCCGATCCAGAAAGAGAATCAGACCCTGGCCTCCATCACTTTCCAGAATTATTTTCGCATGTACCAGAAGTTGGCCGGCATGACGGGAACGGCGGACACGGAGGCTTACGAATTCCAGCAGATTTATGGGCTGGAAACCGTCATTATTCCAACGCATCGTGACATGGTACGGATTGACAGGATGGATCAGGTCTTCCGAACCATGGATGAGAAGTACAGCGCCATAATCGAAGATATCAAGGACTGCTATCAGAGAGGGCAGCCGGTTCTTGTTGGGACGACCTCGATTGAGAACAATGAATTGCTGTCGAGTCTCCTGACGCGCGACAACTTGCCGCACCAGCTGCTAAATGCAAAGCAGCACGCGAGGGAAGCGGAGATCGTAACCCAGGCAGGACGTCCAAAGATGATCACGATTGCCACCAATATGGCCGGCCGGGGTACCGATATCGTGCTTGGGGGCAATCCGGAACCCGAGCTTGAGCGCCTTCGTTCTGACAGCGATTTGAGCGACGCGGATAAAGACGAGCGTATTGCAGAGGTGCAGGGGCAATGGGAGCTGCTGCACGAAGAGGTGCTGAAGCAGGGAGGGTTGCATATCATCGGCACAGAGCGGCACGAATCCCGTCGTGTGGATAATCAGCTCCGAGGCCGCGCCGGCCGTCAAGGCGATCCGGGTTCGAGCCGTTTTTACCTCTCCCTGGAAGACCCCCTTCTACGCATATTCGCATCCGATCGCGTTGCTGGCATCATGCAAAAGCTCAATATGCCACCAGGGGAGGCTATCGAACATCCATGGGTCACCCGCGCCATCGAAAACGCTCAGCGAAAGGTGGAAGCCCGCAATTTTGATATTCGCAAGCAACTGCTGGAATACGATGATGTCGCCAATGATCAGCGCAAGGTGATCTATCAGCAGCGTAACGAGATTCTTGAGTCTCAGGATATTTCCGAGACCATCACCGCGATGCGTACGGATATGCTGCGCAATCTCATCGTTCTTCACGTGCCGTCGCAGAGCGTTGAAGAAGAATGGGATATCCCGGGGTTGGAGAAAGCTTTAACCTTCGAATATCAACTGTCGTTGCCGGTGCACGAGTGGCTGGAAAAAGACTCCGACCTGCATGAGGAGAACCTTCATGAGCGGATTATCGGCGCAGCCGACCAGCACTATTCGAGCAAGGTGGACCAGGTCGGGGTGGAAATCATGCATCAGTACGAGCGGGCTGTAATGCTGCAGAGCCTGGATACGCACTGGCGTGAGCATCTGGCTGCCCTGGATCATTTGCGCCAGGGTATTCATTTGCGTGGATATGCGCAGAAAAACCCGAAACAGGAATACAAGCGCGAGGCATTTGAGCTCTTTACGGGCATGCTTGAGGAGATCAAGGCAGAGGTTACCAGGATACTCATGACCGTCCAGATACGAAGTGAGCAACAAGTGGAAGCAGCGGCTGAGATGCAGCAGCCGCCGGTCAACGTGCAATACCATCACGCAGCCTACGAAGAGGCGCTGGGCGAAGAGGAGCCCCAGGAGGACAAAGAAGCTCAAGAGCGTCCTGAAAAGCTGCAACCATTTGTTCGTCAAGGCGGAAAAATCGGCCGTAACGATCCCTGCCCCTGCGGATCAGGAAAAAAATATAAACAATGCCACGGTAGGCTGAGCTGAGAATGCCACTAAGGTCTCGTGCGACGCTCAGTCGCCAACTCGGCTGGTAAGCCGAGCACGGACACGCAGTCATCCGTCCGCTCCGTCGCAGTATCCATGCTGCGTTATCTATTCAAGAGGGCTTGACGGACGCCCCCGGTGGGTGTTATCGCGGAGCGTATGCGAGAGGTCGCAGGCGCGTTACGCTTGCGATTGGCTTGCAGCAAGCGTAACGAGCGATCACGATATTATCCGCGCTTCTGAAAATACTCGTCGTAACGGAAGATATAATCCTTGTCCTTCAGCGGCAAGTGGCAGGCGCGGCATGTGGCGGTATCATCTGGCGCCTTGGTTTTTCCATCAGCCATATACATCGCGTAGATCCAGTCCCCATTTTTAAGTTCTGGAGGAGTAACGGTTTCCCCCCATCCAGCACCTTTCCCCATCACCGCTATTTTCAGCAATTCACCTTTTACAAATTTGCCATCTGGCCCCTTCAACGGAGAACCGTCGGCCGCTTCGCGCGCCTTGTAAATTTCCATCACGGAAATGGTCCCGTTGGGGAAGGAATCGCCCATCTTGGTGCTGTGTCCAATCGGATTAATATAGATTTCCCGGACCTGCTTGTTGTCTGCACGCTGAATATCGGAAAGGAATTTCGGCCAACTCTTGTACTCTGCGGGAAGGGGTAATTCCCCATCCTTGTATTTCTGAACCTGAGGAGCGGGAGGCACTTGCGCGCAACCCACCAGTATTGCTGTCAGCGCGACAGCCGAAAGAATCCCGTTGAAACATTTCATTTGATTTTTTCTCCTTCCTTATTATCGACAGCGATACAAAATATTATCTGTTATGGCTTGCTTGCCACGCTGGAAGTGCCTGATTAACGTTGCATGAGTTCTGGATACCCTGATTTAACTCAAACGCGCTGCGTCAACCGTCATTCGCAGATGTACCTTGTTGACGGTCGCATTATTATACTTCCGCCAATCTGTTGCCGTTTTCCCCGATGCTAACCGGCTCACGCCAGTTTCAGACCGGCATCATCCCATTGTGACGCAGGAGAGCATCGATAGTAGGTTCGCGTCCGCGGAAGGCTATAAATGACTCCAGTGCAGAGCGGCTTCCTCCCACCCCAAGGATCTCATTCCGGAATCTCGTACCGGTATCAGCATTAATTACCTGGCCCGCGTGACTTTCCTCGAAAAGACTGTAGGCGTCCGCCGACAATACTTCTGCCCACTTATAGCTGTAATAGCCGGCGGCGTAGCCGCCGCCGAAAATATGCGAAAAACTGTTGGGGAAGCGATTGAATTCGGGGGGGATGATCACCGCTACCTGTGCACGAATTTCGTCCAGTAATTCCTGCGCTGTTTTGCCTCTGCTCGGATCGAAATCATAGTGGAGGCGTATATCGAACAAGGCGAATTCCACTTGACGAAGCATTTGAAGGCCGCTCTGAAAGTTCTTGGCCGCCAGCATTTTTTCAAACAGCTCGCGGGGAAGGGGCTTGCCGGTATCCACATGTCTAGTCATATTGCCCAGCACTTCCCATTCCCAGCAAAAATTTTCCATGAACTGACTGGGTAATTCCACCGCATCCCATTCCACTCCATGTATGCCGGAAACGCCCAGGTCTTCCACCTGGGTCAGCAGATGATGGAGACCATGCCCAAATTCATGGAATAACGTGATCACTTCATCATGGGTAAACAGGGCAGGGCGGACGTGGCCGTCAACTACGACAGGCCCCGAAAAATTGCAGTTGAGATAGGCGACAGGCGCCTGGATCCCTTGCTCGCTCGCATCCACGGCCTCAACGCGTCGACGGCTGATCGCGTCATCCATCCATCCGCCACCGCGCTTGCCGGGCCGCGCATAAAGATCAAGATAGAATCGCCCGATCAGTTCTCCGTCGGTGGCGGTTATATTGAAAAGTTTTACATCCGCGTGCCACAGCTGAATCCCCGCTTCATC
The window above is part of the Nitrosospira sp. Is2 genome. Proteins encoded here:
- the ftsA gene encoding cell division protein FtsA; amino-acid sequence: MSRGNETKNLIVGLDIGTSKIVAIVAEVKPEGGYEVIGMGSHPSRGLKKGVVVNIETTVNAIQRALEEAELMADCKIREVYTGIAGSHIKSFNSHGMVAIKDKEVSRQDVERVMETAKAVNILNDQQVLHVLNQEFIIDGQEDVREPIGMSGIRLEVKVHIVTGAVSAAQNIMKCVRRCGLEVRDLVLQPLASAMAVLSEDEKDLGVCLVDIGGGTTDIAVFTHGAIRHTAVIPIAGDQITNDIAMALRTPTKDAEDIKCRFGCALRGMADPHEMVEVAGVGDRGTRQLSRQTLAEVIEPRVEELYSMVQAELRRSGFEELLSSGIVITGGSSSLQGMVELGEEIFHMPVRLGLPHYHGSLEEVVLTPRCSTGIGLVVAGMEQFQRHQHTRLQGNSFKRILERMRSWFQVNF
- the ftsZ gene encoding cell division protein FtsZ, which gives rise to MFEIMDTQTQEAVIKVIGIGGCGGNAVDHMIQNGVQGVEFICANTDAQALKRNQARTLLQMGSAITKGLGAGADPEVGRNAALEDRDRIAELIEGADMLFITAGMGGGTGTGAAPVVAQVAKELGILTVAVVTKPFSFEGRRLKAAQVGMDALSQHVDSLIVIPNDKLMSVLGEDISMLDAFKAANNVLYGAVAGIAEVINCPGLVNVDFADVKTVMSEMGMAMMGSAFAAGPGRARAAAEQAVASPLLEDVNLSGARGILVNITASSAMKMREVHDVMSTIKDFTAEDATVIVGTVIDENMQENLRVTMVATGLGGVVNRAQSKPFSVVHTRTGTDNVFADGMNWKDLDAPASIRTNRRRDATIEAMKQSGVDVLDIPAFLRKQAD
- a CDS encoding DUF721 domain-containing protein is translated as MAARKINFYLGSLRLTPEHQRLFSSTDKLIAMQQVFMKIAPPQLAQRSALGAFVDGDLTIYARNGAIAAKLRQMLPSLLLKFRARGYEVTAIRIAVQANYHSTIEPDVTVKTRQMGRAGVESLANLVVALPPSPLRTAVARLLKRQAKRPE
- a CDS encoding M23 family metallopeptidase — protein: MNIILISNNLAKARTLTLTTKHFVLLAAAFISSSVLLAMGLNYLSLRYADKLDSPTFRSLVLSVHQEEHQKAQSYLRDSLNAMAIRMGQMQAQLLRLDSVGARLAELSGMKPQEFLFNQSPGQGGAHPTLPTQDLSFVEMGNKIQELSAILDDRSDKLGALDSVLMQDRLKKKMLPSVMPIEAKWYSSGFGVRIDPFTGRSAFHEGVDFMATTGTPIVVAASGVVVYSDYHPEYGNMIDVDHGNEFVSRYAHASRRLVKVGQVVVRGQKIAEVGSTGRSTGPHLHFEVRHRGLPQNPSRFLKMPG
- the secA gene encoding preprotein translocase subunit SecA; this translates as MLNNLLKKVFGSRNDRLIKQYFQSVATINALEGKTASLTDAELRAKTEEFKQRITDGTGLDALLPEAFAVVREASKRVLNMRHFDVQLIGGMVLHNGRIAEMRTGEGKTLMATLPVYLNALAGKGVHLVTVNDYLAKRDAEWMGRIYQFLGISVGVVLSQMDHGDKQAAYSAGITYGTNNEFGFDYLRDNMVSHPVERVQRMLNYAIVDEVDSILIDEARTPLIISGQAEGNTDVYVRMNTLIPKLVRQETEKGVGDFSVDEKAQQVLLSEAGFEHAEKLLTQSGLLAPGTSLYDPANINLVHHLYAALRAHALFLRDQHYVVQNGEVVIVDEFTGRLMSGRRWSEGLHQAVEAKEGVPIQKENQTLASITFQNYFRMYQKLAGMTGTADTEAYEFQQIYGLETVIIPTHRDMVRIDRMDQVFRTMDEKYSAIIEDIKDCYQRGQPVLVGTTSIENNELLSSLLTRDNLPHQLLNAKQHAREAEIVTQAGRPKMITIATNMAGRGTDIVLGGNPEPELERLRSDSDLSDADKDERIAEVQGQWELLHEEVLKQGGLHIIGTERHESRRVDNQLRGRAGRQGDPGSSRFYLSLEDPLLRIFASDRVAGIMQKLNMPPGEAIEHPWVTRAIENAQRKVEARNFDIRKQLLEYDDVANDQRKVIYQQRNEILESQDISETITAMRTDMLRNLIVLHVPSQSVEEEWDIPGLEKALTFEYQLSLPVHEWLEKDSDLHEENLHERIIGAADQHYSSKVDQVGVEIMHQYERAVMLQSLDTHWREHLAALDHLRQGIHLRGYAQKNPKQEYKREAFELFTGMLEEIKAEVTRILMTVQIRSEQQVEAAAEMQQPPVNVQYHHAAYEEALGEEEPQEDKEAQERPEKLQPFVRQGGKIGRNDPCPCGSGKKYKQCHGRLS
- a CDS encoding cytochrome P460 family protein, encoding MKCFNGILSAVALTAILVGCAQVPPAPQVQKYKDGELPLPAEYKSWPKFLSDIQRADNKQVREIYINPIGHSTKMGDSFPNGTISVMEIYKAREAADGSPLKGPDGKFVKGELLKIAVMGKGAGWGETVTPPELKNGDWIYAMYMADGKTKAPDDTATCRACHLPLKDKDYIFRYDEYFQKRG